The Streptomyces sp. NBC_01276 genome contains the following window.
CGCCACGATGTTCCGTACGATCCGCAGCGCGTGCGCGTCGTCCTCGGCGAGGTGGTCGGTCACTCCCGAGACGCGGGAGTGGACCTCGCCGCCGCCCAGTTCCTCGGCCGTGACGACCTCTCCGGTGGCGGCCTTCACCAGCGGCGGGCCACCGAGGAAGATCGTGCCCTGGCCGCGCACGATGACGGCCTCGTCGCTCATGGCCGGGACGTACGCGCCGCCCGCCGTGCAGGAGCCGAGGACCGCGGCGATCTGCGGGATGCCGGCCCCCGACATGCGGGCCTGGTTGTAGAAGATGCGGCCGAAGTGCTCGCGGTCGGGGAAGACCTCGTCCTGCATGGGCAGGAAGGCGCCGCCGGAGTCGACCAGGTAGAGACAGGGGAGACGATTCTCCAGGGCCACTTCCTGGGCCCGCAGGTGCTTCTTGACGGTCATCGGGTAGTACGTGCCGCCCTTGACGGTGGCGTCGTTGGCGACGATCACGCACTCACGGCCGCTGACCCGGCCGATGCCCGCGATCACGCCCGCGGCCGGCGCGGCGCCCCCGTACATCCCCTCGGCGGCCAGCGGGGCCAGCTCCAGGAAGGGGGACCCGGGGTCCAGGAGGGCGTCCACGCGGTCGCGGGGAAGCAGCTTCCCGCGGGCGGTGTGGCGGGCGCGGGCCTTCTCCCCGCCGCCGAGCCGGGCCGCGTCGAGCCGGGCGCGGAGGCCCTCGGCGAGCTCGCGGTGGGCGGCCTCATTGGTCCGCCAGGCCTCGGACGCCGGGTCCGCGGCGCTCGTCAGCACTGGTGCCTGCTGCATCGGTCGAGCTCCCTTGCTCGGTGCACGCTTTGTTAATGACCGTTAACGCGTATGCGCCCAGGTTAACGAGCGCTAACGGCCCTGTCTAGAATGGATTCCCATGAGCACCAGAGCCGCCGCCCCCACCCGTCGCGAGCAGATCCTCCGTGAGGCCGCTCGGCTCTTCGCGGAGCGCGGGTTCCACGGCGTGGGAGTGGACGAGATAGGGGCAGCGGTCGGTATCAGCGGCCCCGGTCTGTACCGCCACTTCGCCGGCAAGGACGCCATGCTGGCCGAGCTGCTGGTCGGCATCAGCGAGCGGCTGCTGACGGGCGGCCGGCGGCGGGTCGAGGAGGCCGGCGCGAACCCGCGCGAGGTGCTGACCTCCCTCGTCGAGGGCCACATCGACTTCGCGCTGGACGACCGGGCGCTGATCACCCTCCACGACCGGGAGCTGGACCGGCTGCGCGAGGCGGACCGCAAGCTGGTGCGCCAGCTCCAGCGCCAGTACGTCGAACTGTGGGTGGCCGTCGTACGGGAGCTGCACCCCCAGGTCGGCGAGACGGAGGTACGGGTCTGCGTGCACGCGGTCTTCGGGCTGCTGAACTCCACCCCGCATCTGGCGGTCCTCGGCCGGGACGCGACCGAGTCGCTGCTGCGCAGGCTCGCCGACGGCGCCTTCGGAGCGCTGTCGGGGTGAGGCGGACGTTCCGGCGGCCGAGGCGGAACGGACGGCTCCGGCCGAGCGACGGCAGAATGGGCCGCATGCCGATAGAGACGCCCGTACCCAGCCGCGCCGAACTCGTCGAACACCTCGTCCGTACGCGGATCGCGGGGGAGGTGGCCACCCCGCGCGAGAACAACCTGAGCCACTACCGCAAGCTCGCCAACGGCGACCGCCACTACTGGCTGGGCCTGGAGCTCGGCGACCGCTGGACGGACGAACAGGACGTCCTGGCCGTCATGGCGGAGCGGTGCGGGGTCGTCGACGACCCCGAGCACCGGCACGGCCAGGACACCATCGACCCGGAGCTGACGGTCGCGGGCCTGGACCGGCTGGCCGCCCGGCTGCGCAAGGCCGCCTCCGACCGCCAGCGCGTGCTGCTGGCCACCGGGCACCCGGGCGGGCTGCTCGACGTCCACCGCGCCACCGCCGACGCCCTGCGCGCCGCGGGCTGCGAGATCGTCCGGATCCCGCAGGGGCTGACCGCCGACGAGGGGTCGGTGTGGCAGTTCGCGGACATCGCCGTGCTGGAGCGCGGGGCCACGCTGTGGCACACCCACTCCCCGGCGCCGATGGCCGCGATCCTGGACGGCCTCACGGCGGAGGGCCGCCCGCAGCCGGACCTGGTCGTCGCCGACCACGGCTGGGCGGGCTGCGCGGCGCAGCGCGGGCTCGACGCCGTCGGGTACGCGGACTGCAACGACCCGGCGCTCTTCCTCGCCGAGGCGGAGGGCACCCTCCAGGTGGCGGTCCCGCTGGACGACCACGTCCGCGACCCCCGCTACTACGACCCGATGGTCGCCTACCTCCTCGCGGCGGCGGGCCTCACCGCCTGACCCCGCCGCCGCCCGGCCGGTCAGGGCCCGGCCGGTCAGGGCACGGCCGGGCCGGTCGGGCCGCCCGGCCAGGCCGGGCCCGTCCGGCCCGGAGGCGGCGCCGGCGCACGCCCGGCCGCCGGCCAGGGCGTCGGGTCGAGGTAGACGTGGCGGATCGCCGGGAAGCGCTCGCGGAGCTGGTCCTCGGCGTCCTCGCAGGCCGCCTCCACCTGGCGGGCCGACGCCAGGTCATGGAAGTCGATCTTCGCGGCGATCAGCACCTCGTCCGGGCCCTGCACCAGGGTCGTCAGCTCCAGCACCCCCTCGATGTGCGGCACCGTCAGCAGCTCCTCGCGGACCTCCTCCCGCATCCCGGCGGGCAGCGGGCGCCCGATCAGGTACCGCGCGTTCGAGCGCCCCAGCTCCCAGGCCACCGCCACCAGCAGGGCGCCGATCAGCAGCGAGGCCACGCCGTCGTACGCCCCGGATCCCGTCAGCTGCGCCCCCAGCAGGCCGCCCGCCGCCAGTACGAGCCCGATCGGCGCGGCCACCTTCTCCAGCGGGACGGCCTTCACCGCCGTGTCCGGCGTGTGCTCCACGTACGGGCCCAGCGGCGCCCGCATCCGCTCCGCCTCCCCCGTCATCCGCCGCCGGGCCGTCAACAGCGAGCAGCCCTCCAGCAGGAAGGCGACGGCGAGGACGACGTACGAGACCGTCGGGTCGCCCGGCTCCTCCCCGTGCGCGAGGGTGCGGACGCCGTCGTAGAAGGCGAAGACCGCGCCGCCGGCGAAGGTCGCGACCGAGGCGAGCAGCGCCCGGCCGCAACGCTCGGACCCGTACCCCCGCGGATGCGCCTCGTCGGCGGGCCGGGCGCCCCGCTTGAGGGCGGTCGGCAGCAGCAGTTCCGTCACCGTGTCGGCCACCGAGTGCGCGGCTTCGGAGAACATCGCGCTGGACCCGCTGACGACTCCGCCGACCGCCTTGGCCACCGCGATCCCGAGGTGGGTGGCGGTGGCGACGACGACGGGGCCGGCGCTTTCGGATTCTTCGGACATGGGGTGACGTTATGTCCGCGACGCGGGCCGGATGCCCAGTGACACCCGCCCCGCCGAATACGTCAGGCCCGCGGTACGCGGACGACGCCCTCCTGGATGACGGTCACCGCGAGACGGCCGTCCTGGGTCCAGATGCGGGCCTGGCCCAGGCCCCGGCCGGCCGCGGCCGAGGGGGACTCCTGGTCGTACAGGAGCCACTCGTCGGCACGGAAGGGCCGGTGGAACCACATGGCGTGGTCCAGCGAGGCGCCGACCACGTCGCCGACCGCCCAGCCGCCCCGGCCGTGCGCGAGCAGCACCGAGTCCAGCAGGGTCATGTCCGAGACGTAAGTGGCCAGGCAGGTGTGCAGGAGCGGATCGGCTCCCTCCAGCTTGCCGGCCGTACGGAACCACACCTGGGAGCGGGGCTCGACCGGCTCGCCGACGCTGCCCCACGGCGGGGTCGTCGCGTACCGCAGGTCCACGGCGGCCCGCGCGTCGATCAGCCGCTCCACCGTGCCCGGGTCCCGGAAGGTCTCCCGGTACGCGGGCAGGGACTCCTCCGCGGTCGGCAGGGTCTCCGGATCCGGGGCGGAGGGCATGACGGCCTGGTGGTCGAGGCCCTCCTCGTACGTCTGGAACGACGCCGAGAGGTGGAAGATCGGCTGCCCGTGCTGGACGGCGACGACCCGGCGCGTGGTGAAGGAGCGCCCGTCGCGGATCCGGTCCACGGAGTAGACGATGGGCGCGCCGGGGTCCCCGGCGCGCAGGAAGTACGAGTGCAGCGAGTGCGCCGTGCGGTCCTCGGGGACGGTGCGCCCGGCCGCGACCAGTGCCTGGGCCGCGACCTGACCGCCGAAGACGCGCGGTACCAGCGCCGAACGGCTGGTACCGCGGAAGATGTTCTCCTCGATCCGCTCAAGGTCGAGCAGATCGAGGAGAGTCGTCAGTGCCTCGTTCATGGGGGAAGGGTAGGACCCTTACAGACCCATCGACTTGGCGATGATCGACTTCATGACCTCGCTGGTGCCGCCGTAGATGCGGTTCACGCGGTTGTCGGCGTACAGACGGGCGATCGGGTACTCGTTCATGTAGCCGTAGCCGCCGTGCAGCTGGAGGCACTTGTCGATGACGCGGTGCGCGACCTCGGTGCAGAACAGCTTCGCGGAGGCGGCCTCGGCGGCGGTCAGCTCGCCGGCGTCCAGGGCCTCCAGGGCGCGGTCGGCGACCGCCTCGGCGGCGTCCACCTCGGCCTGGCAGGAGGCCAGTTCGAACTTGGTGTTCTGGAAGTGCGCGACCGGCTTGCCGAAGACCGTGCGGTCGGTCACGTACTGCTGGGCGAACCGGACGGCGGCCTTGGCCTGCGCGTACGCGCCGAAGGCGATGCCCCAGCGCTCGGAGGGAAGGTTCGCGCCCAGGTAGTAGAAGCCCTTGTTCTCCTCGCCGAGCAGGTCCTCGACCGGCACCTTCACGTCGACGAACGCCAGCTCGGCGGTGTCGGAGGTGCGCAGGCCCAGCTTGTCCAGCTTGCGGCCGATGGAGTAGCCCTCGGACTTGGTGTCCACGGCGAAGAGGGAGATGCCGAAGCGGCGGTCCTGCTCGCCCGGGGCGGAGGTGCGGGCGCAGACGATCACGCGGTCGGCGTGGACGCCACCGGTGATGAAGGTCTTGGAGCCGTTGAGGACGTAGTGCGTGCCGTCCTCGGAGAGCTTGGCGGTGGTCTTCATGCCCGCGACGTC
Protein-coding sequences here:
- a CDS encoding TetR/AcrR family transcriptional regulator, translated to MSTRAAAPTRREQILREAARLFAERGFHGVGVDEIGAAVGISGPGLYRHFAGKDAMLAELLVGISERLLTGGRRRVEEAGANPREVLTSLVEGHIDFALDDRALITLHDRELDRLREADRKLVRQLQRQYVELWVAVVRELHPQVGETEVRVCVHAVFGLLNSTPHLAVLGRDATESLLRRLADGAFGALSG
- a CDS encoding acyl-CoA thioesterase II, yielding MNEALTTLLDLLDLERIEENIFRGTSRSALVPRVFGGQVAAQALVAAGRTVPEDRTAHSLHSYFLRAGDPGAPIVYSVDRIRDGRSFTTRRVVAVQHGQPIFHLSASFQTYEEGLDHQAVMPSAPDPETLPTAEESLPAYRETFRDPGTVERLIDARAAVDLRYATTPPWGSVGEPVEPRSQVWFRTAGKLEGADPLLHTCLATYVSDMTLLDSVLLAHGRGGWAVGDVVGASLDHAMWFHRPFRADEWLLYDQESPSAAAGRGLGQARIWTQDGRLAVTVIQEGVVRVPRA
- a CDS encoding phosphatase yields the protein MGRMPIETPVPSRAELVEHLVRTRIAGEVATPRENNLSHYRKLANGDRHYWLGLELGDRWTDEQDVLAVMAERCGVVDDPEHRHGQDTIDPELTVAGLDRLAARLRKAASDRQRVLLATGHPGGLLDVHRATADALRAAGCEIVRIPQGLTADEGSVWQFADIAVLERGATLWHTHSPAPMAAILDGLTAEGRPQPDLVVADHGWAGCAAQRGLDAVGYADCNDPALFLAEAEGTLQVAVPLDDHVRDPRYYDPMVAYLLAAAGLTA
- a CDS encoding cation diffusion facilitator family transporter; translation: MSEESESAGPVVVATATHLGIAVAKAVGGVVSGSSAMFSEAAHSVADTVTELLLPTALKRGARPADEAHPRGYGSERCGRALLASVATFAGGAVFAFYDGVRTLAHGEEPGDPTVSYVVLAVAFLLEGCSLLTARRRMTGEAERMRAPLGPYVEHTPDTAVKAVPLEKVAAPIGLVLAAGGLLGAQLTGSGAYDGVASLLIGALLVAVAWELGRSNARYLIGRPLPAGMREEVREELLTVPHIEGVLELTTLVQGPDEVLIAAKIDFHDLASARQVEAACEDAEDQLRERFPAIRHVYLDPTPWPAAGRAPAPPPGRTGPAWPGGPTGPAVP
- a CDS encoding acyl-CoA dehydrogenase family protein encodes the protein MRRTVFDEDHEAFRETIRAFIEAEVVPVYDEWFQAGQAPRDFYYKLGELGVFGINVPEEFGGAGLDTHKFEAVLYEETSRAGVNFGGSGVHVLLALPYIKMLATDEQKKRYLPKFVSGEEMWALAMTEPGTGSDVAGMKTTAKLSEDGTHYVLNGSKTFITGGVHADRVIVCARTSAPGEQDRRFGISLFAVDTKSEGYSIGRKLDKLGLRTSDTAELAFVDVKVPVEDLLGEENKGFYYLGANLPSERWGIAFGAYAQAKAAVRFAQQYVTDRTVFGKPVAHFQNTKFELASCQAEVDAAEAVADRALEALDAGELTAAEAASAKLFCTEVAHRVIDKCLQLHGGYGYMNEYPIARLYADNRVNRIYGGTSEVMKSIIAKSMGL